The proteins below are encoded in one region of Triticum aestivum cultivar Chinese Spring chromosome 1B, IWGSC CS RefSeq v2.1, whole genome shotgun sequence:
- the LOC123083276 gene encoding receptor-like protein EIX2, with product MATTPPSSTSYLLIILALALALAASAVAAGSGNGSCIPAERAALLAFKAAITSDPANLLGSWHGHDCCQWGGVRCHSRTGHVVKLDLHNEFVQQDYASFWFPGNHSLHGQISSSLLALPHLKHLNLSGNMVLGDGRPIPEFMGSLRRLTHLDLSSLNFSGRLPPQLGNLSKLVYLDINCGRTSDMMTYSMDISWLARLPSLKHLDMGGVNLSAAVHWVHTLNKLPNLLVLELNYCGLNDYSGSTSLLPHNLTLLEELDLSNNHLNSPAVKNWLWGLTSLKSLIIYGAELGGAFPPELGNLTLLETLDLSYNHIKGMIPATLKKVCNLRYLDLKVNNIDGDISELIQRLPNCSSKNLQVQTLGETNITGTTLQSLVNLSSLNTLELGFNHLRGSVPVEIGTLTNLTNLSLKFNNLTGVMSEDHFAGLTNLQEIDLSYNNGLAVTVDSDWEPPFNLQLTRLASCHLGPQFPKWLRSQKGIVLLDISNAGITDRIPYWFWTTFSDAQFLNVSFNQISGELPPNLDFMSMEVLFLQSNHLTGLVPQLPRTIVFLDISRNCLSGFVPSNSQAPSLEAVVLFSNCIIGAIPRSFCQWSNLRLLDLSNNHLVGQLPDCGRKEPRRWHNTSNNTSRVRITSHFGLEVRTLLVSNNSLSGGFPSLLRRCRNLLFLDLAQNKLSGELPAWISDRMSALIMLRLRSNNFSGQVPIEITGLLALRILDLANNTFYGDIPLSLVNFKALTAINEAVDPENNPFIEEYIGATSYDNMGLTGDSLSVVIKGQVLAYRENSVYLMSIDLSCNSFTGQIPEDISSLVGLINLNLSSNFLSGNIPYKIGNLQALESLDLSKNQLSGEIPLGLSNLTSLSYMNLSYNGLSGRIPLGRQLDTLKTDDPASMYIGNPGLCGRPLPKQCLGDEPTQGDSVRWDKDGQSQMDILFSLIVGFVVGLWMVICGLVFMKKWRYTYFRLLDKLSDKVYVISVVT from the coding sequence ATGGCCACAACTCCACCATCTTCCACGAGCTACCTGCTCATCATCCTAGCCCTAGCCCTAGCACTAGCAGCCTCTGCCGTCGCTGCTGGAAGTGGAAACGGGAGCTGCATCCCGGCAGAGAGGGCGGCGCTGCTCGCCTTCAAGGCCGCCATCACAAGTGACCCGGCGAACCTCCTCGGCTCATGGCATGGCCACGACTGCTGCCAATGGGGCGGCGTGAGGTGCCACAGCCGGACAGGCCACGTCGTCAAGCTCGACCTCCACAACGAATTCGTCCAACAAGATTACGCTTCTTTTTGGTTCCCTGGTAACCATTCGCTGCATGGCCAGATAAGTTCTTCGCTGCTCGCTCTGCCCCATCTCAAGCATCTGAACCTTAGCGGGAACATGGTTCTCGGAGATGGAAGGCCTATACCAGAGTTCATGGGTTCCCTCCGGAGATTGACACACCTTGACCTATCTTCCTTGAATTTTAGTGGTAGACTGCCTCCTCAGCTAGGCAACCTATCCAAACTCGTATATCTTGACATAAACTGTGGTAGGACCTCTGATATGATGACATACTCAATGGATATTTCTTGGTTAGCCCGTCTCCCCTCACTCAAGCATCTCGACATGGGCGGTGTGAACCTTAGCGCAGCGGTACACTGGGTTCACACACTAAACAAGCTTCCCAACCTGCTTGTGTTGGAACTCAATTATTGTGGCCTTAATGATTATAGTGGGAGTACGTCTCTCCTACCCCATAACCTCACGCTTCTTGAGGAACTTGATCTCTCAAACAACCATTTAAACAGTCCAGCTGTAAAGAATTGGCTTTGGGGTTTAACAAGCCTCAAAAGCCTAATCATATACGGTGCTGAATTAGGGGGAGCTTTTCCTCCCGAGTTGGGAAACTTGACCTTATTAGAGACCCTTGACCTGTCATACAACCACATCAAAGGGATGATACCGGCGACTCTGAAAAAAGTGTGTAATTTGAGATATCTAGACCTCAAAGTGAACAACATCGATGGGGACATATCAGAACTAATTCAAAGGCTACCAAATTGTTCTTCTAAGAATCTGCAAGTCCAGACTTTGGGAGAGACCAACATCACAGGGACAACTTTACAATCACTTGTAAACCTATCCAGCTTAAACACGCTTGAACTTGGTTTCAACCACTTGAGAGGTTCTGTGCCCGTGGAGATTGGGACACTTACAAATTTGACCAACTTGTCCCTTAAGTTTAACAACCTTACTGGTGTGATGTCCGAGGATCATTTTGCTGGTCTGACGAATTTACAAGAAATTGACTTGTCTTATAATAATGGTTTGGCAGTCACCGTGGATTCGGATTGGGAACCTCCCTTCAACTTGCAATTGACAAGGCTTGCATCTTGTCATTTGGGCCCCCAGTTCCCTAAATGGCTGCGATCGCAAAAAGGCATTGTACTTCTTGATATTTCAAACGCAGGTATCACAGATAGGATCCCATATTGGTTTTGGACTACCTTTTCGGATGCCCAGTTTTTAAATGTCTCATTTAACCAAATTAGTGGTGAGCTGCCACCTAATTTGGACTTCATGTCAATGGAAGTACTTTTTCTCCAGTCAAATCATCTAACTGGCTTGGTACCACAATTACCAAGAACAATTGTATTCTTGGACATCTCCAGAAATTGTTTAAGTGGGTTTGTGCCATCAAATTCACAAGCTCCGTCTTTAGAGGCTGTCGTTCTCTTTTCCAACTGTATAATTGGGGCTATTCCAAGGTCATTTTGCCAGTGGTCAAATCTGCGGCTCTTAGATCTTTCAAACAACCATCTTGTAGGGCAACTTCCCGACTGCGGCAGAAAAGAACCGAGACGATGGCATAACACAAGCAACAACACTTCAAGGGTCAGAATCACAAGCCATTTCGGTTTGGAAGTCCGTACTCTCCTTGTAAGCAACAATAGTCTTTCAGGTGGATTCCCTTCACTCCTACGACGGTGCCGAAATCTTCTTTTCCTCGACCTAGCTCAAAATAAATTGAGTGGAGAGCTACCTGCATGGATTAGTGATAGAATGTCAGCTTTGATCATGCTACGCTTAAGATCGAACAACTTCTCAGGTCAAGTTCCAATTGAAATAACCGGACTTCTTGCTCTTCGCATCCTTGACCTAGCTAATAACACCTTTTATGGGGATATTCCACTAAGTTTAGTGAATTTCAAAGCTTTGACTGCCATTAATGAAGCTGTAGATCCAGAAAACAATCCTTTCATAGAAGAATATATTGGGGCGACGTCGTACGACAATATGGGGCTGACTGGGGATAGTTTATCAGTTGTCATAAAAGGCCAAGTGCTTGCCTACAGGGAGAATAGTGTATATTTGATGAGTATTGATTTATCCTGCAACAGTTTTACTGGACAAATCCCAGAAGATATTAGCTCTCTTGTTGGACTCATAAACCTGAATTTGTCATCAAACTTCTTGAGCGGAAATATCCCATACAAGATTGGAAATCTGCAAGCACTCGAGTCTCTTGATCTCTCAAAGAACCAGCTTTCTGGTGAAATTCCGCTGGGCTTATCaaatttgacatcattgagctataTGAACTTGTCATATAATGGTCTATCAGGTAGAATACCATTGGGGCGTCAACTAGATACCCTTAAAACAGATGATCCAGCTTCTATGTACATTGGCAACCCTGGTCTTTGTGGACGTCCCCTTCCAAAGCAATGTCTTGGAGATGAACCAACTCAAGGAGATTCAGTAAGATGGGATAAAGATGGTCAATCTCAAATGGATATTTTGTTTAGCCTGATTGTGGGGTTTGTGGTAGGCCTCTGGATGGTAATTTGTGGCCTTGTGTTCATGAAGAAATGGAGGTACACTTATTTCAGGTTACTTGATAAGTTATCTGACAAGGTCTATGTCATCTCTGTTGTTACTTAG